In Blautia wexlerae DSM 19850, a single window of DNA contains:
- a CDS encoding lysozyme family protein, which produces MDTERSGLDEAMDVGSSTISHLKSLKTAATFSKAGYGAALGGPFSAAIGAVIANRNQFAKILLVILAILLLPVLFIVMLPGLIFGSLTEQSDVLNSNSMISENIRASREAIVEVLEESHEDILAEIHAAISRLPQGDTASINDPYTYSISVNANLLISQFCASQDDYKNINLNQLKKLIRENKEGLFSYDVATETVTMEVTVDGDAEGEAGTEQGQAQTQTVTFTKHTYTVVYAGDSYFADHVFHLTDKQKELAKNYAENLTAFFGTASSGIVAAINLSDEVLSYRPAVERAAAKYGMSDYVDLILAVMMQESGGRGLDVMQAAEGGFNTRYPHVPNGITDPEYSIECGVQELKYALDKAGCTGPTDLDRIKLALQGYNYGSAYIDWAMERDGGYTKENAIAYSDMMCARPSWPYDLYGDKEYVDHVLRYYQITASGGSYPANGMQIPHYLQTDYGNIPYGGGSIASSGCGPTSFAMIASYLTGTTITPIDAISWCGNSYYKPGVGTYWSYFQAASDHFGCGAVTQTSDPNQVLQALSEGHPVISSQRAGLFTSGGHFIVLRGVTAGGKVLVNDPNDSSSKNYINREFDMMTEVHATANAYWIFAKK; this is translated from the coding sequence ATGGATACAGAACGCTCTGGACTTGACGAAGCAATGGATGTAGGCTCCAGTACCATTTCTCACCTAAAGTCCTTAAAAACAGCAGCCACTTTCTCCAAAGCAGGATATGGTGCAGCCCTTGGCGGGCCTTTTTCAGCAGCGATTGGAGCAGTCATAGCCAACCGGAATCAGTTCGCTAAAATTCTCCTTGTTATTCTCGCCATACTGCTGCTTCCGGTTTTATTTATTGTGATGCTCCCTGGTCTGATCTTTGGAAGTCTGACCGAACAAAGCGATGTACTGAACAGCAACTCTATGATCAGTGAAAACATCCGTGCTTCCCGTGAAGCCATCGTTGAAGTGTTAGAAGAAAGCCATGAAGACATTCTGGCAGAGATCCATGCAGCAATTTCCCGTCTTCCACAAGGTGATACTGCATCCATCAATGACCCCTATACATACAGCATCTCCGTCAATGCCAATCTGCTGATTTCACAATTTTGTGCCAGCCAGGATGACTATAAAAACATCAACCTAAACCAATTAAAGAAACTCATCCGTGAAAACAAAGAAGGACTTTTTTCTTATGATGTAGCAACCGAGACAGTTACCATGGAAGTTACCGTTGATGGCGATGCAGAAGGAGAAGCCGGCACAGAACAGGGGCAGGCACAAACACAGACGGTTACTTTTACGAAACACACCTATACCGTTGTTTATGCTGGAGATTCCTATTTTGCAGACCATGTATTCCATCTTACAGACAAGCAGAAAGAACTTGCCAAAAACTATGCCGAAAACCTGACTGCTTTCTTTGGTACTGCTTCTTCCGGCATAGTAGCTGCTATCAATCTTAGCGATGAGGTATTGTCCTACCGCCCTGCTGTAGAAAGAGCTGCTGCGAAATATGGTATGAGTGATTATGTGGATTTAATTCTGGCAGTCATGATGCAGGAATCTGGCGGACGAGGGCTGGATGTTATGCAAGCAGCGGAAGGTGGATTTAATACCCGCTATCCCCATGTGCCAAATGGGATTACAGATCCTGAATACTCCATTGAATGTGGAGTACAGGAATTAAAATATGCCCTCGACAAAGCCGGCTGTACCGGACCTACGGACTTAGACCGGATTAAACTGGCTCTTCAGGGTTACAACTACGGTTCTGCATACATTGACTGGGCAATGGAGCGTGACGGTGGTTATACCAAGGAAAATGCGATTGCCTACTCTGATATGATGTGTGCAAGACCAAGCTGGCCTTATGACCTGTATGGTGATAAAGAATATGTGGATCATGTCCTTCGGTATTACCAAATTACTGCCAGTGGTGGCAGCTATCCCGCAAACGGTATGCAGATTCCACACTATCTCCAGACAGACTATGGAAACATTCCATACGGCGGGGGTTCCATCGCCAGCAGCGGATGCGGTCCGACAAGCTTTGCTATGATTGCCAGTTATCTTACAGGCACTACCATTACACCTATTGATGCAATATCCTGGTGCGGAAATTCCTATTACAAACCAGGAGTCGGCACTTACTGGTCTTATTTCCAGGCAGCGTCCGATCATTTTGGGTGTGGGGCTGTCACACAGACCAGTGATCCCAACCAGGTACTTCAGGCTTTATCTGAAGGTCATCCGGTCATCAGTTCCCAAAGAGCTGGGCTTTTTACCAGTGGCGGACATTTTATTGTCCTTCGTGGTGTAACGGCTGGAGGTAAAGTATTAGTCAATGATCCCAATGACAGTTCCTCCAAAAACTACATCAACCGTGAATTCGATATGATGACGGAAGTGCATGCAACCGCAAATGCCTATTGGATCTTCGCTAAAAAATAA
- a CDS encoding conjugal transfer protein TrbL family protein, which yields MGILDGIVEWIAEQVMNILDLITTSVLGALGCSMDTFLRYFPAAETMYQIFLALAIGLILLNWVWQLFKNYFMGTGIDAEDPIKLSLRTFMFLFLTFYAKDIVDLLLNIAGTPYSWILTEDLPPLEFAKFNSVITVILGVCANGAVAIVALILVLILAWNYIKLLFEAAERYILLGVLVYTAPVAFSTGASQATGNVFKSWCRMLGGQFFLLLMNAWCLRLFTSMVGTFLANPLSL from the coding sequence ATGGGAATACTTGACGGAATTGTAGAATGGATTGCCGAACAGGTCATGAACATTCTGGATTTGATTACTACTTCTGTTCTGGGTGCACTGGGATGTTCCATGGATACTTTTCTCCGTTATTTTCCAGCAGCGGAAACAATGTACCAGATTTTTCTGGCACTGGCTATCGGACTCATCCTTTTAAACTGGGTTTGGCAGCTTTTTAAGAATTATTTTATGGGGACAGGGATTGATGCTGAAGATCCAATCAAATTATCACTGCGGACATTTATGTTCCTTTTCCTGACATTCTATGCCAAGGACATCGTGGATCTTCTATTGAATATTGCAGGAACCCCGTATAGCTGGATTCTGACTGAAGATCTTCCACCACTGGAATTTGCCAAATTCAATTCTGTGATCACAGTAATCCTGGGGGTATGTGCCAATGGTGCTGTTGCCATTGTTGCCCTCATACTGGTACTGATCCTTGCCTGGAATTACATCAAGCTGCTTTTTGAAGCTGCGGAACGTTACATACTACTTGGAGTTCTGGTCTACACCGCACCTGTTGCGTTTTCCACGGGTGCTTCCCAGGCTACCGGAAATGTTTTTAAGAGCTGGTGCCGTATGCTCGGCGGACAGTTCTTTTTGCTTTTAATGAACGCCTGGTGTTTGCGGCTGTTTACTTCCATGGTCGGAACATTCCTTGCAAACCCTTTATCACTCTAG
- a CDS encoding S8 family serine peptidase: protein MRIGVIDSDAIFQHPFFYGKKIEIKRMNPGYCIKNKNFPFSHAEYVCACILLENPTSEILLYNIIGGNAGNEGELLYRSLEALIEKNVDIINISLGVEIPFSKELYDLCKKSPVPIVAAHANNNQTAYPASYDNVIGIRREFDGNVILKRSGNQNLLLNNKTYVSFKQLDQEHLMQGNSWYTAKLTGIISCFRENKNLGIEDIVDLIMSSSLNQISSVKQNNSENAILVTNRSDNQRQKEFIKQCFSKVHIIDINNLEAQKIVGYYDKLFIDIDKYSDFMSAKKDLLNFVYDIRDAYKHCYIRYPFLGYYDRYRFLTEKGILIEQLYF, encoded by the coding sequence ATGAGGATTGGTGTGATTGATTCAGATGCCATATTTCAACACCCGTTTTTTTATGGCAAAAAGATAGAAATAAAAAGAATGAATCCAGGATATTGCATTAAAAATAAAAATTTCCCATTTTCTCATGCGGAATATGTATGTGCATGTATTTTGTTGGAAAATCCTACGTCTGAGATATTACTTTATAATATAATAGGTGGCAATGCTGGGAATGAGGGAGAACTACTTTACAGAAGTTTGGAAGCATTAATTGAAAAAAATGTAGATATTATTAATATTAGTTTAGGAGTAGAGATTCCATTCTCAAAAGAGCTGTATGATTTATGTAAAAAAAGTCCAGTGCCAATAGTGGCAGCACATGCAAATAATAACCAAACTGCATATCCTGCATCGTATGATAATGTTATTGGTATTAGGCGTGAGTTTGACGGAAATGTTATTCTCAAAAGGAGTGGAAATCAGAATTTATTATTGAATAATAAGACTTATGTTTCGTTTAAACAGTTAGATCAAGAACATTTGATGCAAGGCAATAGTTGGTATACAGCGAAACTTACGGGAATAATAAGTTGTTTTAGAGAAAACAAAAATCTGGGGATTGAAGATATAGTTGATTTAATAATGTCTTCTAGTCTGAACCAGATAAGTAGCGTTAAACAGAATAATTCTGAAAATGCAATTTTGGTAACTAATAGGAGTGATAACCAGAGGCAAAAAGAATTTATCAAACAATGTTTTTCTAAAGTTCATATTATAGACATAAATAATTTAGAAGCACAAAAAATAGTTGGTTATTACGATAAGTTGTTTATAGATATTGATAAATATAGCGATTTTATGTCAGCTAAAAAGGATTTGCTAAATTTTGTATATGATATCCGTGATGCTTATAAGCACTGTTATATTCGATATCCTTTTTTGGGGTATTATGATAGATACAGGTTTTTGACTGAGAAAGGAATTTTAATAGAACAGCTATATTTTTAG
- a CDS encoding radical SAM protein, with the protein MNMKWKTAQLAIDIAMREAIKQKDKTLSVYFIGGEPLLAFGLLKEIIFYIEKKNEQIGLNIFYSTTTNGTVFTTEIIEFMIEKRVRFKISIDGLEDVHNENRKFVNGVGSYSEVKEKLVYKEEFEKMTGIAVHAAQLINTNTYTKFSASFRHLHELGFRYIETEINAYQKWNKEDKICLFQQIDEAFEYYISSRNRGQLWVWKFYNDMLEGFVADYLPFFPCKAGLVSLFVTVKGELYPCIETGKKYMIGSVDKGLDAEYIRKIIKIEKTQNTRCLQCKEYKENKCRICSCLFGNYENTGNCYIPSEINCELTRHVNNIFREKYSEEQVAMLRKHYRREL; encoded by the coding sequence GTGAATATGAAATGGAAAACAGCACAATTGGCAATAGATATAGCTATGCGTGAGGCCATCAAGCAGAAAGATAAAACTTTAAGTGTGTATTTTATTGGTGGAGAACCTTTGCTTGCTTTCGGGCTTTTGAAAGAGATTATTTTTTATATAGAAAAGAAAAACGAACAAATTGGATTAAATATTTTTTATAGTACCACTACAAATGGAACTGTATTTACAACAGAGATTATAGAATTTATGATTGAAAAAAGAGTACGATTCAAAATTAGCATAGATGGTTTAGAGGATGTTCATAATGAAAACAGGAAATTTGTGAATGGTGTTGGAAGTTATAGTGAAGTTAAAGAAAAACTTGTATACAAAGAAGAATTTGAGAAAATGACAGGAATTGCTGTACATGCAGCACAACTTATTAATACTAATACGTATACTAAATTTTCAGCTTCATTTAGGCATTTACATGAATTGGGATTTCGATATATAGAAACGGAGATAAATGCCTATCAGAAATGGAATAAGGAAGATAAAATTTGTTTGTTTCAGCAAATTGATGAGGCATTTGAGTATTACATTTCTTCTAGAAATAGAGGACAACTATGGGTATGGAAATTTTATAATGATATGTTAGAAGGCTTTGTAGCAGATTATTTGCCTTTTTTCCCTTGTAAAGCAGGATTGGTTTCGTTATTTGTAACAGTGAAAGGAGAGTTATATCCTTGTATAGAAACTGGGAAAAAATATATGATAGGAAGTGTAGACAAGGGGTTAGATGCAGAGTATATAAGAAAAATTATTAAAATAGAGAAAACGCAAAATACGAGATGTTTACAGTGTAAAGAGTATAAAGAAAATAAATGTAGAATTTGCAGTTGTTTATTTGGAAATTACGAAAATACAGGAAATTGTTATATACCTTCTGAAATTAACTGTGAACTTACTCGACATGTAAACAATATATTTCGAGAAAAATATAGTGAAGAACAAGTAGCAATGCTTCGAAAGCATTATAGGAGAGAGTTGTAG
- a CDS encoding radical SAM/SPASM domain-containing protein has translation MGYKYRVVEIGEYVLIIQREKNICFKMKKKEFEEEGDIKIREIIDGISKMRKKYDVTFPENKKQMNTIYLFVTDYCNLNCEFCAMRSNNKDIKKEKLSQLEVKEHVIDKIRKANPRKLIVSGGEPFVLEDILDILKELKENINTKIIVQTNATLLTEKTIKSLNGIINSIEISTAHYKNTEQLKEKIALLNKYKIDVVLTFTYQNEKEKMLLREIIDMAAYYDADFLLHFVDYAGSAADRGYPLLNYQERLKVYCYFAKYIIEKGYTNKRFAGNLFHAVELSHPCSAFGKMAAFFPDGNIYLCHSLVKEKYRIGSIEQETDIEQSIEKILSNDNVEKLFYMPNEKCKTCKFNCVCGGMCPALIEEGVDSDCTLRKIMFIYSMFIFDKNENIAINLERFIKFCEEEEYQQFL, from the coding sequence ATGGGATATAAATATAGGGTGGTGGAAATTGGAGAATATGTTCTAATTATCCAAAGAGAAAAAAATATTTGTTTTAAAATGAAGAAAAAAGAATTTGAAGAAGAGGGTGACATAAAGATTCGGGAAATTATAGATGGAATTTCAAAAATGCGAAAGAAATATGATGTGACATTTCCTGAGAATAAAAAACAGATGAATACAATTTATCTATTTGTTACGGATTATTGCAATCTGAACTGTGAATTTTGTGCTATGCGTTCTAATAATAAGGATATCAAAAAAGAGAAATTGTCTCAACTTGAAGTAAAAGAACATGTAATTGATAAAATTAGGAAGGCTAACCCTAGAAAGTTAATAGTCAGTGGTGGGGAACCGTTTGTCCTAGAGGACATACTAGATATTCTTAAAGAGTTGAAGGAAAATATTAATACAAAAATAATTGTTCAGACAAATGCGACTCTATTAACAGAAAAGACTATTAAAAGCCTTAATGGAATTATTAATTCCATAGAAATTAGTACAGCCCATTATAAAAATACTGAGCAATTAAAAGAAAAGATTGCTTTATTGAATAAATACAAAATAGATGTAGTGTTAACATTTACATATCAGAATGAAAAGGAAAAGATGTTGCTTCGAGAAATCATAGATATGGCTGCATATTACGATGCTGATTTTTTGTTGCATTTTGTAGATTATGCAGGGAGTGCAGCAGATAGAGGTTATCCATTATTAAATTATCAAGAAAGGTTAAAGGTATACTGCTATTTTGCTAAATATATCATAGAAAAGGGCTATACGAATAAACGTTTTGCCGGAAATCTTTTTCATGCGGTAGAATTGAGCCATCCATGTTCAGCATTTGGAAAAATGGCTGCTTTTTTCCCTGATGGAAATATATATTTGTGTCATTCTCTGGTTAAAGAAAAATATCGAATAGGCAGTATAGAACAAGAGACGGATATAGAGCAATCGATCGAAAAAATATTGTCTAATGACAATGTGGAAAAGTTATTTTATATGCCTAATGAAAAATGTAAGACTTGCAAATTTAATTGTGTTTGTGGAGGAATGTGTCCAGCACTTATAGAAGAAGGAGTAGATTCTGACTGCACATTAAGAAAAATTATGTTTATATATAGCATGTTTATATTTGATAAAAATGAAAATATAGCAATAAATTTGGAAAGATTTATAAAATTTTGTGAAGAGGAAGAGTATCAGCAATTTTTGTGA
- a CDS encoding IS110 family transposase produces MYNAVGIDVSKGKSTVAVLQPGGTVIRKPFDVSHTSQNLNELADYLSSLDGTTKIVMECTGRYHEPMIKALSEAGLFISIVNPHLIKNFGNNSLRKVKSDPADARKIARYTLDNWTELRQYSGMDNTRTQLKTLNSQFSFFMKQKVAAKANLIALLDNTYPGVNKLFDSPTREDGSEKWVDYAYSFWHADCVRKIGLKAFTERYMSFCKKHHYIFQQDKPEKLFNASKELVAVFPKEKTYKLLIQQSIQQLNLASEHVERLRREMNELASTLPEYSTVMGIYGVGKTYGPQLIAEIGDVSRFTHREALTAFAGVDPGVDESGQHKSKSNRASKVGSARLRKTLFQIMTTLLQNAPEADPVYRFLDKKRSQGKPYYVYMTAGANKFLRIYYGKVKECLRNLEQTE; encoded by the coding sequence ATGTACAACGCAGTAGGTATTGATGTTTCAAAGGGTAAAAGCACCGTTGCAGTCCTGCAGCCTGGCGGCACTGTGATCCGCAAGCCCTTTGATGTCTCCCACACATCCCAAAACCTCAATGAACTGGCAGATTATTTGAGTTCATTAGACGGCACCACAAAGATCGTTATGGAGTGTACGGGTAGATATCATGAGCCTATGATAAAGGCTCTATCCGAGGCTGGATTGTTTATTTCCATTGTAAATCCTCACCTGATTAAAAACTTTGGCAACAACTCCCTGCGCAAGGTGAAATCGGATCCGGCGGATGCCCGCAAAATTGCCCGCTATACGCTTGACAACTGGACGGAACTGCGCCAATATTCAGGTATGGACAATACACGTACTCAGTTAAAAACTTTAAACTCTCAATTCAGCTTCTTTATGAAACAAAAGGTTGCCGCAAAAGCAAATCTGATTGCACTGTTGGATAATACTTATCCTGGTGTAAACAAACTCTTTGACAGCCCCACCCGTGAGGACGGGAGTGAAAAATGGGTTGACTATGCTTATTCTTTCTGGCATGCGGATTGTGTCCGCAAGATTGGGTTAAAGGCATTTACAGAACGCTACATGTCTTTCTGTAAGAAGCACCACTATATCTTTCAGCAGGACAAGCCAGAAAAACTGTTTAATGCCTCGAAGGAGTTGGTTGCCGTCTTTCCAAAGGAGAAGACTTATAAGCTGTTGATCCAGCAAAGCATCCAGCAGTTAAATCTTGCCTCCGAACATGTAGAACGACTCCGCAGGGAAATGAACGAACTGGCATCCACACTTCCAGAATACAGCACCGTAATGGGCATCTATGGCGTTGGGAAAACCTATGGTCCCCAGCTCATCGCTGAGATCGGCGATGTATCCCGGTTTACCCACAGGGAAGCACTGACCGCCTTTGCGGGCGTAGACCCCGGTGTTGATGAATCCGGCCAGCACAAGTCAAAGAGCAACAGGGCTTCAAAGGTCGGATCCGCAAGGCTGCGCAAAACATTGTTTCAGATCATGACAACCTTGTTGCAAAATGCTCCTGAAGCCGATCCGGTGTACCGTTTTCTTGACAAAAAACGGTCTCAGGGAAAGCCTTACTATGTCTACATGACAGCCGGAGCGAATAAGTTCTTACGCATTTACTATGGTAAAGTCAAAGAATGTCTGCGGAACTTAGAACAGACAGAATAA
- a CDS encoding FtsX-like permease family protein, with amino-acid sequence MKGNNEKKVIGHLARQDLNSVRLKKFCGILTIILSTALIIVVTLYFVQTQRFSIQDAEGRYQATFMDVNSKVVNKMKAMKNVEMGETRTLGTLNQGTYKITIRTMTESLLKLGRYPELKGKLPEMEKEVVVTDSYLEEVQSKAKIGDSIEIDLGDGKESYVIAGILPMQSTADTHSIYVSDKLIERKMPGALYSIYFKINDTQGWNEAGIKSEIDKIAQQLDVPKDSIVYSSYYFSLISQKSIQYISVILGVSLVIAIISSIVIYSIFFVSVLERIGKYGQMRTLGMTKKQIRKIIKIEGNVLTLKGCFWGCVFGGIIAYFIQPKGWYLVNTILISGMASAFVYFVVMLSLYKPAKIASAASPIEALRYFADTEVNINRKHSYKKITLWRLALLSVQRNKKKTFLTILSLGICGIVLMASSSYLNSIDPYNMAKKSMPNGEIKIELGTYGPQSYTSKQYFDLQKNNILNQELLKKLEDMQAVESIKQYKGTVCDITLPNGDTDIFVVDGIQSGDITNLKKFLVDGEIDFKKMQQKNGIVVSEASEWETLWDWEVKIGDTINILDSEGVPVKYEVVGIVENGADYGGYNMVYMPLSNMEELRKDVLNLTYQLSIKTTSDTNVSKTEDMIRKMFQNEMPIQFTTIDDVAASYKQRIDAYRKPVYGLVIFVGIFGIVNLLNMLFSNMATRKREYGMLQCVGLTDKQLSSIVVKEGILYSVGSISISLIFGTIFGIILCNVFSSFSVFGKVIYHFPFKEMTVYFSILIIVQMIFAYIIINFYKRESLIDRIK; translated from the coding sequence ATGAAAGGCAATAATGAAAAAAAGGTAATAGGGCATTTAGCAAGACAGGATTTGAATAGTGTGAGGTTAAAGAAGTTTTGTGGCATTTTAACGATAATATTGTCAACAGCATTAATTATAGTGGTAACACTTTATTTTGTACAAACACAACGTTTTTCAATTCAAGATGCTGAAGGTCGGTATCAAGCGACATTTATGGATGTTAATTCTAAGGTTGTCAATAAAATGAAAGCCATGAAGAATGTTGAAATGGGAGAAACTAGAACACTGGGGACATTAAACCAGGGGACTTATAAAATTACTATAAGAACAATGACAGAGTCGTTACTAAAGTTAGGAAGATATCCCGAATTAAAGGGGAAATTACCTGAAATGGAAAAAGAAGTTGTAGTAACTGATTCATATTTAGAAGAGGTTCAATCAAAGGCCAAAATAGGTGATTCTATAGAGATAGATTTAGGAGATGGAAAAGAAAGCTATGTTATTGCAGGAATTTTACCTATGCAGAGTACTGCAGATACACATTCGATATATGTATCTGATAAATTGATTGAAAGAAAAATGCCAGGGGCTTTATATAGCATATATTTTAAAATTAACGATACTCAAGGCTGGAACGAAGCCGGAATAAAGAGTGAAATTGATAAAATAGCACAACAATTAGATGTACCAAAGGATAGCATTGTTTATTCATCTTATTATTTTTCTCTTATTAGTCAGAAAAGTATTCAATATATAAGTGTTATTTTGGGCGTGAGTTTAGTCATTGCAATTATATCAAGTATAGTTATTTATAGTATATTTTTTGTTTCTGTTTTGGAGAGAATTGGAAAATATGGACAGATGAGAACATTGGGTATGACTAAAAAGCAAATCAGAAAAATAATAAAAATAGAAGGGAATGTTTTAACTCTAAAAGGTTGTTTTTGGGGATGTGTTTTTGGGGGTATTATAGCTTACTTTATTCAACCAAAAGGATGGTATTTAGTGAATACTATTTTAATATCAGGTATGGCGAGTGCGTTTGTTTATTTTGTTGTAATGTTATCTCTTTATAAACCAGCAAAAATAGCATCTGCAGCCTCTCCAATAGAAGCATTACGATATTTTGCAGATACAGAGGTAAATATAAATAGGAAACATTCATATAAAAAAATTACATTGTGGAGATTAGCATTGTTAAGTGTGCAGCGTAATAAGAAAAAAACGTTTTTAACAATACTTTCTTTAGGAATTTGTGGAATAGTTCTTATGGCTAGCTCTTCCTACTTAAATTCTATTGATCCATATAATATGGCAAAAAAATCAATGCCAAATGGTGAAATAAAAATTGAACTTGGAACATACGGACCACAGTCTTATACGAGTAAACAATATTTTGATTTACAAAAAAATAATATTTTAAATCAAGAGTTGCTAAAAAAATTAGAGGATATGCAAGCTGTCGAATCAATTAAACAGTATAAAGGAACAGTTTGTGACATAACATTACCGAATGGCGATACAGATATTTTTGTTGTGGACGGAATACAATCGGGGGATATTACTAATTTAAAGAAATTTTTAGTAGATGGTGAAATAGATTTTAAGAAAATGCAACAGAAAAATGGAATTGTAGTTTCGGAAGCAAGTGAGTGGGAAACTTTATGGGATTGGGAAGTTAAAATTGGTGATACAATTAATATTTTAGATAGCGAGGGTGTACCAGTAAAATATGAGGTTGTAGGAATTGTAGAAAATGGTGCTGATTATGGCGGCTACAATATGGTGTATATGCCTTTATCTAATATGGAAGAATTAAGAAAAGATGTATTAAATTTAACTTATCAATTGAGTATAAAAACAACAAGTGATACAAATGTTTCAAAAACAGAAGATATGATTAGAAAGATGTTTCAAAATGAAATGCCTATCCAATTTACTACCATAGATGATGTTGCTGCTTCATATAAACAAAGGATAGATGCATATAGAAAGCCAGTTTATGGTTTAGTTATATTTGTAGGAATTTTTGGTATTGTTAATTTGCTAAATATGCTGTTTTCAAATATGGCAACACGTAAACGAGAATATGGAATGCTACAATGTGTAGGTCTAACTGATAAACAATTATCATCTATAGTAGTAAAAGAGGGAATCTTATATTCCGTTGGTTCGATTTCAATTTCTTTGATTTTTGGAACTATTTTTGGGATTATACTGTGTAATGTATTTAGTTCCTTTAGTGTTTTTGGAAAAGTGATATATCACTTCCCATTTAAAGAAATGACGGTATATTTTTCAATACTTATTATTGTTCAAATGATATTTGCCTATATAATTATTAATTTTTACAAGAGAGAGAGTCTGATAGATAGAATAAAATAG
- a CDS encoding response regulator transcription factor: MRKDIIIIDDDRDLCTLLQESLLQENICADISCNGFDGIKSVKDKEYQLVVLDVMMPGISGFEVLERIRDMSNVPILMLTAKDDSTSKVKGLRAGADDYLTKPFEMEEFFARVLSLIRRYTRLNNMASKAILKYGDLRIDLESGIVELSGEELKLSAKEYDVLIYLAKNQGKILTKKQIYENVWNEEYVYDDDNIMAVISRLRKKIERTAENSYIQTVRGLGYRFNKEL, encoded by the coding sequence ATGAGAAAAGATATTATAATTATTGATGATGATAGGGATTTATGTACACTCTTGCAAGAGAGTCTTTTGCAAGAAAATATTTGTGCAGATATTTCATGCAACGGTTTTGATGGGATAAAATCAGTAAAAGATAAGGAATATCAATTAGTTGTATTGGATGTGATGATGCCAGGAATCAGTGGTTTTGAAGTTTTAGAAAGAATACGAGACATGAGTAATGTACCAATACTAATGCTTACAGCGAAAGATGACAGCACCTCAAAAGTAAAAGGGTTGCGGGCGGGAGCTGATGATTATTTGACAAAACCTTTTGAAATGGAAGAGTTTTTTGCAAGAGTATTATCTCTAATAAGACGTTACACACGTTTAAATAATATGGCTAGTAAAGCAATTTTGAAATATGGCGATTTAAGAATTGACTTAGAAAGTGGCATAGTAGAATTGTCTGGTGAAGAGCTTAAATTATCTGCAAAAGAATATGATGTACTTATATATCTTGCAAAAAATCAAGGAAAAATTCTCACGAAGAAACAAATATACGAAAATGTTTGGAACGAAGAGTATGTATATGATGATGATAACATAATGGCAGTTATTAGCAGATTGAGAAAGAAAATAGAGCGAACAGCAGAAAATTCGTATATTCAGACTGTAAGAGGTCTTGGATATAGATTCAATAAGGAGTTATGA